Proteins from a single region of Verrucosispora sp. NA02020:
- a CDS encoding SDR family NAD(P)-dependent oxidoreductase has translation MERLQGKTALVTGGAMGMGAATVRRFVTEGAHVVIADVNRTVAEALAAELGPQAVAERLDVRSAEEWAALVGRTEERFGSVDILVNNAGIADPAPLEQWDAARLQRTLDVNLIGVFNGIQAVVPAMKRAGGGSIVNIGSVGALQGVPRMSGYVVSKWGVRGLTKTAALELGVHGIRVNAVHPGQIQTPMTEGVTFDTSNVALGRVGQPDDIARIVLFFASDDSTFVTGSEVAGDGGQIAGPADYQGLPQ, from the coding sequence ATGGAGCGACTTCAGGGTAAGACCGCGCTGGTCACGGGCGGAGCGATGGGAATGGGAGCGGCAACCGTACGCCGGTTCGTGACGGAGGGCGCCCACGTGGTCATCGCCGACGTCAACCGCACCGTGGCGGAGGCGCTCGCCGCGGAACTCGGGCCGCAGGCCGTCGCCGAGAGACTCGACGTCCGGTCGGCAGAGGAGTGGGCAGCCCTCGTCGGGCGGACGGAGGAGCGCTTCGGCTCCGTCGACATCCTGGTCAACAACGCCGGCATCGCCGACCCCGCTCCACTGGAGCAGTGGGACGCCGCGCGGTTGCAGCGCACGTTGGACGTCAACCTGATCGGTGTCTTCAACGGCATCCAGGCCGTCGTCCCGGCGATGAAGCGGGCCGGCGGCGGATCGATCGTCAACATCGGCTCCGTCGGCGCTCTCCAGGGCGTGCCGAGGATGTCCGGCTACGTGGTGTCGAAGTGGGGCGTACGGGGCCTGACCAAGACCGCCGCGCTGGAGTTGGGCGTCCACGGGATCCGTGTGAACGCGGTGCACCCCGGCCAGATCCAGACGCCGATGACCGAAGGCGTCACGTTCGACACGAGCAACGTCGCGCTTGGCCGGGTCGGGCAGCCGGACGACATCGCCCGGATCGTCCTCTTCTTCGCCAGCGACGACTCGACGTTCGTCACCGGCAGCGAGGTGGCGGGCGACGGTGGGCAGATCGCCGGCCCGGCCGACTACCAGGGTCTGCCGCAATGA
- a CDS encoding endonuclease/exonuclease/phosphatase family protein, with protein sequence MAVLAPSPAQATAPAAAVQTAAVDPAAANLTAANRIEPVAGMPDWSRAGYLGGAPLPSDGDLAGGACTISTARLASEFGVRANDSIDDSSGLQAAIDQIKDSCSPSGNHRRLSLITLPAGRIDITRQIYVDASFLILRGQGAGDGGTRVVFRPGADTRYDTLTADGSRWHQDSMIWGTAPDEGRGGWIWPGRALFKVQTREVAERYLDEWTTAPRNRKDLFEGSINQHWASGVKLAAASGDPGFSARTGRSVIHIDAAAKMDRFVVGGYVWVGAANSRNFYEQQGLSPDDPGVRENLHMRQQMFRAVQVDRTRKTVTLDRPLEYDVPVDSTSDGSAPIGSTAYTSKITPLRVVEGVGFENFAFSQELLDMPKHGGGRYTTPPGDAVHNYGNLAPEYAMHGLAFKWAANSWVRGLTGTMTGSHPVVTEVARNLQIEHNTFDGAWNKGKGGNGYLRGSRVWDSLWAYNTSRNLRHFTFQWSASGNVAFRNDLDSDLNLHGGWERYNLFEGNTVRVPYEHRSGNCTANCGGEGGELEDGTWFPIWWAAAAKAIKWSGASGPQNVFHQNTLIKQSTPGGPFLPYAPYSVGSGNSSAIYQFGSDANNPRAFAPLSQGGAPIKDWAGRETATFDGQGVVVRNERWPSLFLRDVGQLDPRDENRQEVITWNMQGAGSAADGSYQNKYQEVRSFLTQSQAFVVALQEAGVPSPGMTRLAQHQQNVYDRGNVPNGPGFPTVDEYRWGSEGRPGSARLYWLHTDTSPAGFGRVNLAVATREPADEVIVVAAGLNGSRPALGVRRGETVFFTVHGWSPGGPDTPALLQNIRTHMQNNPGPNGPYEWIVLGDFNREPNNLRNALPAQQFGVMDPPQHTHPTQNPTHSYDYGVTDFGGGAPTLLNARTLTTTVSSDHFPVRYSLTLRAAAENPPLATPTLPGLALLRNAATTNVADVEPGGGPLVPDTAYDAGRDQRWRLDWDYEFDGHLRLQNVADGRYIGLESSAPNSRATLSSARRLDQLWRPIIADNGAWTLRNHVNGQLLTAITPGDFLLGVRDADGSAEQLWFFASQTEVGERREIRHVATSPQGETEIDVADPDGVENRPVRLLPNDTATEGWEPIFVGQRGADRCFHLLFGDEYLTSSPGGTEPLPGGQVVLEPYAPNSDGQVWCMHQDTDSMSIYNMTGFHGAPVPLYLTDHGVHAQLTVEFAGSDGVENWRWAD encoded by the coding sequence GTGGCGGTGCTGGCCCCCTCCCCGGCCCAGGCGACAGCACCGGCGGCGGCGGTCCAGACAGCCGCCGTCGACCCGGCCGCCGCGAACCTGACCGCTGCCAACCGGATCGAGCCCGTCGCCGGGATGCCCGACTGGTCCCGCGCGGGCTATCTGGGTGGCGCGCCGTTGCCGTCCGACGGCGACCTGGCCGGTGGCGCCTGCACGATCAGCACGGCTCGGCTCGCCAGCGAGTTCGGCGTCCGCGCGAACGACAGCATCGACGACAGCAGCGGCCTTCAGGCCGCGATCGACCAGATCAAGGACTCCTGCTCGCCCTCGGGCAACCACCGCCGGCTCTCCCTGATCACCCTGCCCGCCGGGCGGATCGACATCACCCGGCAGATCTACGTCGACGCCAGCTTCCTGATCCTGCGGGGTCAGGGCGCGGGCGACGGCGGCACCCGCGTCGTCTTCCGGCCGGGCGCCGACACCCGGTACGACACGCTGACCGCCGACGGCAGCCGGTGGCACCAGGACTCGATGATCTGGGGCACCGCCCCCGACGAGGGCAGGGGCGGCTGGATCTGGCCCGGTCGTGCGCTGTTCAAGGTGCAGACCCGCGAGGTCGCCGAGCGGTACCTGGACGAGTGGACCACGGCACCGCGCAACCGCAAGGACCTGTTCGAGGGGTCGATCAACCAGCACTGGGCCTCGGGCGTGAAACTGGCTGCGGCCTCCGGCGACCCGGGCTTCTCGGCCCGTACCGGACGCTCTGTGATCCACATCGACGCGGCGGCGAAGATGGACCGGTTCGTCGTCGGTGGCTACGTCTGGGTCGGCGCCGCGAACAGCCGGAACTTCTACGAGCAGCAGGGCCTGTCGCCGGACGACCCGGGCGTCCGCGAGAACCTGCACATGCGCCAGCAGATGTTCCGGGCGGTCCAGGTGGACCGCACCCGCAAGACCGTGACCCTCGACCGGCCGCTGGAGTACGACGTGCCGGTCGACTCGACGTCGGACGGCTCGGCGCCGATCGGCAGCACCGCCTACACCAGCAAGATCACGCCGTTGCGCGTGGTCGAAGGGGTCGGCTTCGAGAACTTCGCCTTCAGCCAGGAACTGCTGGACATGCCGAAGCACGGCGGTGGTCGCTACACCACGCCGCCGGGCGACGCGGTGCACAACTACGGCAACCTCGCGCCCGAGTACGCCATGCACGGCCTCGCCTTCAAGTGGGCCGCGAACAGTTGGGTGCGCGGACTGACCGGCACGATGACCGGCTCGCACCCGGTCGTCACGGAGGTCGCCCGCAACCTGCAGATCGAGCACAACACCTTCGACGGCGCGTGGAACAAGGGCAAGGGCGGCAACGGCTACCTGCGCGGCAGCCGGGTGTGGGACTCGCTCTGGGCCTACAACACCAGCCGGAACCTGCGGCACTTCACGTTCCAGTGGTCGGCCAGCGGCAACGTGGCGTTCCGCAACGACCTCGACTCCGACCTCAACCTGCACGGCGGCTGGGAACGGTACAACCTGTTCGAGGGCAACACCGTACGCGTGCCGTACGAGCACCGGTCCGGCAACTGCACCGCGAACTGCGGCGGTGAGGGCGGCGAGCTGGAGGACGGCACCTGGTTCCCGATCTGGTGGGCGGCGGCGGCCAAGGCGATCAAGTGGTCCGGTGCCTCCGGCCCGCAGAACGTCTTCCACCAGAACACCCTGATCAAGCAGTCCACGCCCGGCGGCCCGTTCCTGCCGTACGCGCCCTACTCGGTGGGTAGCGGCAACAGCAGCGCGATCTACCAGTTCGGCTCCGACGCGAACAACCCGCGCGCGTTCGCCCCGTTGAGCCAGGGCGGCGCACCGATCAAGGACTGGGCCGGGCGGGAGACCGCGACCTTCGACGGCCAGGGCGTCGTCGTCCGCAACGAGCGGTGGCCCTCCCTGTTCCTCCGCGACGTCGGCCAGCTCGATCCCCGGGACGAGAACCGCCAGGAGGTCATCACCTGGAACATGCAGGGAGCGGGGTCCGCGGCGGATGGCAGCTACCAGAACAAGTACCAAGAGGTGAGGAGCTTCCTCACGCAGAGCCAGGCATTTGTCGTAGCTCTGCAGGAAGCCGGAGTGCCCTCGCCGGGCATGACCCGTCTAGCCCAGCACCAGCAGAATGTCTACGATCGAGGCAATGTCCCGAATGGCCCGGGATTCCCGACCGTCGATGAGTATCGCTGGGGCAGCGAAGGGCGCCCCGGTAGCGCGAGGTTGTACTGGTTGCACACCGACACCTCACCGGCGGGCTTCGGGCGGGTCAACCTGGCGGTGGCCACCCGAGAGCCGGCGGACGAGGTCATCGTGGTCGCCGCCGGACTCAACGGCTCCCGTCCCGCTCTCGGCGTGCGGCGCGGCGAGACGGTGTTCTTCACCGTGCACGGCTGGTCGCCCGGCGGCCCCGACACGCCAGCTCTGCTGCAGAACATTCGTACGCACATGCAGAACAACCCGGGCCCGAACGGTCCTTACGAATGGATCGTGCTCGGCGACTTCAACCGGGAACCGAACAATCTCCGTAACGCGCTGCCTGCGCAACAGTTCGGAGTGATGGATCCGCCTCAGCACACGCATCCCACCCAGAATCCGACGCACAGTTATGACTACGGGGTGACGGATTTCGGGGGCGGGGCGCCGACCCTGCTCAACGCCAGGACACTGACGACGACCGTCTCCTCGGATCACTTTCCCGTCCGGTACAGCCTGACGCTGCGCGCGGCTGCGGAGAACCCACCGCTTGCCACTCCGACGCTGCCGGGCCTGGCGTTGCTGCGCAACGCCGCCACCACGAACGTGGCCGACGTCGAGCCGGGCGGTGGCCCGCTGGTTCCGGACACCGCCTATGACGCGGGACGGGACCAGCGGTGGCGGCTGGACTGGGACTACGAGTTCGACGGTCACCTGCGGCTACAGAACGTGGCGGACGGCCGGTACATCGGGCTGGAGAGCAGCGCGCCGAACTCCCGCGCCACGCTCAGCTCGGCACGGAGGCTCGACCAGTTGTGGCGGCCGATCATCGCCGACAACGGCGCGTGGACGCTGCGGAACCACGTGAACGGACAACTGCTCACCGCCATCACGCCCGGTGACTTCCTGCTGGGTGTCCGGGACGCGGACGGTTCGGCGGAGCAGCTCTGGTTCTTCGCCTCCCAGACCGAGGTCGGGGAGCGGCGGGAGATCCGGCACGTGGCGACGTCGCCGCAAGGGGAGACCGAGATCGATGTCGCCGATCCGGACGGCGTCGAGAATCGACCGGTGCGGCTGCTGCCGAACGACACGGCGACCGAAGGCTGGGAGCCGATCTTCGTCGGCCAGCGGGGTGCCGACCGCTGCTTCCATCTGCTCTTCGGTGACGAGTACCTGACGTCGTCGCCCGGCGGGACGGAGCCGCTGCCGGGTGGGCAGGTGGTACTGGAGCCGTACGCGCCGAACAGCGACGGCCAGGTGTGGTGCATGCACCAGGACACCGACTCGATGAGCATCTACAACATGACCGGGTTCCACGGTGCACCGGTTCCGTTGTACCTGACCGACCACGGGGTCCACGCCCAACTCACGGTGGAGTTCGCCGGCTCCGACGGCGTCGAGAACTGGCGCTGGGCGGACTGA
- a CDS encoding ABC transporter ATP-binding protein, which translates to MTVLARVRDLTRRYHDKAALDGVSLDIPAGQVLGLLGPNGAGKSTLINVMTGLLRPSSGSVELCGGDPRSESTRRMIGVTPQETGLPETWRVAELVDFVSAHFPDPVDRAELLDRFDLTSLADRQAGGLSGGQQRRVAVALAFAGRPRLVFLDEPTTGLDVDARRALWDGIRSFHADGGAVLLTSHYIEEVEALADRVVVMDQGRVIADGGIAEIRGRVRLKRVTLTDPVLPALSGVASIEPDDDRAHLLTNDAAALVRELVTAGASFTDIEIESASLEDAFLAITGDRRTT; encoded by the coding sequence ATGACCGTCCTCGCCCGCGTACGCGACCTCACCCGCCGCTACCACGACAAGGCCGCGCTCGACGGTGTGTCCCTGGACATCCCGGCCGGGCAGGTACTCGGACTGCTGGGCCCCAACGGTGCCGGAAAGTCCACCCTGATCAACGTCATGACCGGCCTGCTCCGGCCCAGTTCCGGCAGTGTCGAGCTGTGCGGCGGTGACCCGCGCAGCGAGTCGACCCGACGCATGATCGGCGTGACGCCGCAGGAGACCGGGCTCCCGGAGACCTGGCGGGTCGCCGAACTGGTGGACTTCGTCTCGGCGCACTTCCCCGATCCGGTGGACCGGGCCGAACTACTCGACCGCTTCGACCTCACCTCGTTGGCCGACCGGCAGGCCGGCGGTCTTTCCGGCGGACAGCAGCGGCGGGTCGCGGTCGCGCTGGCCTTCGCCGGGCGGCCCCGGCTGGTGTTCCTGGACGAACCCACCACCGGTCTCGACGTGGACGCCCGGCGGGCGTTGTGGGACGGCATCCGGTCCTTCCACGCCGACGGTGGAGCCGTGCTGCTGACCAGCCACTACATCGAGGAGGTGGAGGCACTGGCCGACCGGGTGGTGGTGATGGACCAGGGCCGGGTCATCGCCGATGGCGGTATCGCCGAGATCCGTGGCCGGGTACGGCTCAAGCGGGTCACACTGACCGACCCGGTGCTGCCCGCACTCAGCGGAGTCGCCTCGATCGAGCCGGACGACGACCGCGCCCATCTGCTCACCAACGATGCCGCCGCGCTGGTCCGGGAACTGGTGACCGCCGGCGCGTCCTTCACCGACATCGAGATCGAATCCGCCTCGCTGGAGGACGCCTTCCTGGCGATCACCGGCGATCGGCGGACCACCTGA
- a CDS encoding SDR family NAD(P)-dependent oxidoreductase: MNPLDGTVALVTGGASGIGAAIARRFAAGGARVVIADVDPAGEAVAREVAGAFVRTDVARLADNIAAVQAATTHFGRLDVAVLNAGIGEQGSFTDDFRPEHYRDLVSVNLDGVVYGLHAALGVFTAQGSGAILATSSLAGLSESPMNPLYAATKHAVIGLVRSVAPIVAARGVTVNALCPTFVDTPILGEAVPFISDLGVAVLSPERVAEVAELVLTRGGTGQAWPVVPHGDPSPFAFPDLPSIMSDPHRQVPEAAA; this comes from the coding sequence ATGAACCCCCTCGACGGCACAGTCGCACTCGTCACCGGTGGCGCCAGCGGAATCGGTGCGGCCATCGCCCGTCGCTTCGCGGCCGGCGGCGCCCGCGTCGTCATCGCCGACGTCGATCCGGCCGGGGAAGCGGTCGCCCGGGAGGTTGCCGGCGCCTTCGTGCGTACCGACGTCGCCCGGCTGGCCGACAACATCGCCGCCGTCCAGGCCGCGACCACGCACTTCGGCCGCCTCGACGTCGCCGTGCTGAACGCCGGAATCGGTGAACAGGGCAGCTTCACCGACGATTTCCGGCCCGAGCACTACCGCGACCTGGTCTCGGTCAACCTCGACGGGGTGGTCTACGGGCTGCACGCCGCTCTGGGGGTGTTCACCGCGCAGGGATCCGGCGCGATCCTGGCCACCTCCAGCCTGGCCGGCCTGAGCGAGAGCCCGATGAACCCGCTCTACGCCGCCACCAAACACGCGGTGATCGGGCTGGTCCGCTCCGTCGCGCCGATCGTGGCCGCCCGGGGCGTCACCGTCAACGCGCTGTGCCCCACCTTCGTCGACACCCCGATCCTGGGGGAGGCGGTCCCCTTCATCAGCGACCTGGGAGTGGCCGTCCTGTCGCCCGAACGGGTCGCCGAGGTCGCCGAGCTGGTGCTGACACGCGGCGGGACCGGGCAGGCGTGGCCGGTCGTACCGCACGGTGACCCGAGCCCGTTCGCCTTCCCCGACCTTCCGTCGATCATGTCCGACCCGCACCGACAGGTCCCGGAGGCCGCCGCATGA
- a CDS encoding ABC transporter permease: MSSLTMTYTRRNLADTIRTPTMFLTVALVPVGVMVFFVVPFIGQDPVAITSATATLVVFGVLMACVGHFSVAIAAQRESAWGNYLRTLPGGIGPQMSGYLLVGLAVVAAAVIPILLVAGVFTAASAPPSRVLLAAGALMVAVVTFTLLGLAMGYLMSMRVAAIANSVGFLPLAVAGGMFFDDADTPKIIEQIAPFVPTRGATDLVLVALTGESVGPLSLVMLAVWITVLAGLTVWGHRRDQVRRFT; the protein is encoded by the coding sequence ATGTCCTCCTTGACCATGACCTACACGCGGCGGAACCTCGCCGACACCATCCGGACGCCCACCATGTTCCTGACCGTGGCACTGGTTCCGGTCGGAGTCATGGTGTTCTTCGTCGTACCCTTCATCGGCCAGGACCCGGTGGCGATCACCTCGGCCACCGCGACCCTGGTGGTGTTCGGGGTGCTCATGGCCTGTGTCGGTCACTTCAGCGTGGCGATCGCGGCGCAGCGGGAGTCGGCCTGGGGAAACTATCTGCGCACCCTGCCCGGTGGAATCGGGCCGCAGATGTCCGGCTATCTGCTGGTCGGGCTGGCGGTCGTCGCCGCGGCGGTCATCCCGATCCTGCTGGTGGCCGGCGTGTTCACCGCCGCCTCGGCGCCGCCGTCACGGGTACTGCTGGCGGCGGGGGCGCTGATGGTCGCGGTGGTGACCTTCACCCTGCTGGGGCTGGCGATGGGCTACCTGATGTCGATGCGGGTGGCCGCCATCGCCAACAGCGTCGGCTTCCTGCCGCTGGCGGTGGCCGGCGGGATGTTCTTCGACGACGCGGACACGCCGAAGATCATCGAGCAGATCGCACCCTTCGTACCCACCCGGGGCGCGACCGACCTGGTGCTGGTCGCGCTCACCGGGGAGTCCGTCGGGCCACTGTCACTGGTGATGCTCGCGGTCTGGATCACGGTCCTCGCCGGACTCACCGTCTGGGGCCACCGCCGCGATCAGGTCCGCCGGTTCACCTGA